The following are encoded together in the Deltaproteobacteria bacterium genome:
- the ftsA gene encoding cell division protein FtsA has translation MAGEIIVGLDIGTTKICAVVGEVRNDTVEIIGMGSYPSDGLRKGVVINIEHTVNSIKEAIEEAETMAGCEISSVYAGIAGGHIKGFNTPGVIALKEKEVTKKDIERVIEAASAVAIPMDREVIHTLVQEFIVDDQDGIMDPLGMAGVRLEAKVHIVTGAVTSAQNIIKCANKAGLDVYDIVLESLASSEAVLTKEERNLGAALIDFGGGTTDMALFSRGAIKHTAVLALGGDNLTYDIAVGLRTPKLEAEKIKIKYGCALSSLIGRDETIEVPGVGGRKPRTLSRQILGEILEPRVEEIFSLIYGELAGTGYEDLLGSGVVVTGGSAELPGISEMAEQIFNAPARAGYPQGVEGLGDLVNKPMYATAVGLVLYGAKNSKRKRKFRIRDSNIFNLVMARMKRWFKDIV, from the coding sequence ATGGCAGGAGAAATCATTGTAGGCCTGGATATCGGCACAACCAAGATCTGTGCAGTGGTGGGCGAAGTTCGGAATGATACCGTAGAGATCATCGGAATGGGAAGTTACCCTTCCGATGGGCTTAGAAAGGGAGTCGTTATCAATATCGAACACACGGTGAATTCCATCAAAGAGGCCATCGAAGAGGCCGAAACCATGGCCGGCTGTGAGATAAGTTCGGTCTATGCGGGTATCGCCGGGGGGCATATCAAGGGATTCAATACCCCGGGCGTTATTGCCCTTAAAGAGAAGGAGGTCACCAAGAAGGACATCGAGCGGGTGATCGAGGCAGCGAGCGCGGTCGCCATCCCGATGGATCGGGAGGTCATCCATACTCTGGTTCAGGAGTTTATCGTGGACGACCAGGACGGCATCATGGATCCTCTCGGGATGGCCGGCGTGCGTCTGGAAGCAAAGGTCCATATCGTGACCGGCGCGGTGACCTCTGCCCAGAACATCATCAAATGCGCCAATAAAGCAGGTCTGGATGTATATGATATTGTGCTCGAATCCCTGGCCTCCAGCGAGGCCGTCCTTACCAAGGAGGAGCGGAATCTAGGGGCCGCGCTGATTGACTTCGGCGGTGGAACCACCGATATGGCCCTGTTCTCCAGGGGCGCCATCAAGCACACGGCGGTTCTGGCCTTAGGCGGGGATAACCTGACTTATGACATCGCCGTGGGCCTGAGAACTCCCAAGCTGGAGGCGGAAAAGATCAAGATTAAATATGGATGTGCCCTGTCATCGCTGATCGGCAGGGATGAAACCATCGAGGTACCGGGTGTGGGCGGAAGGAAGCCGAGGACCCTTTCCAGACAGATCCTGGGAGAGATCCTGGAGCCGAGGGTGGAAGAGATTTTCTCTCTTATTTACGGGGAGCTGGCGGGGACAGGTTACGAGGACCTTCTCGGATCGGGCGTGGTGGTGACAGGAGGCTCCGCAGAACTCCCGGGAATCAGCGAAATGGCCGAACAGATATTCAATGCGCCGGCCCGGGCCGGATATCCCCAGGGGGTGGAAGGGCTTGGAGACCTGGTCAATAAACCGATGTATGCCACCGCGGTGGGGCTCGTCCTGTATGGGGCGAAAAACAGTAAGCGGAAAAGGAAATTCCGGATCCGGGATTCCAATATTTTCAATCTGGTAATGGCGAGGATGAAAAGGTGGTTCAAGGATATTGTGTAA